One genomic region from Panthera tigris isolate Pti1 chromosome D1, P.tigris_Pti1_mat1.1, whole genome shotgun sequence encodes:
- the RPS3 gene encoding 40S ribosomal protein S3, giving the protein MAVQISKKRKFVADGIFKAELNEFLTRELAEDGYSGVEVRVTPTRTEIIILATRTQNVLGEKGRRIRELTAVVQKRFGFPEGSVELYAEKVATRGLCAIAQAESLRYKLLGGLAVRRACYGVLRFIMESGAKGCEVVVSGKLRGQRAKSMKFVDGLMIHSGDPVNYYVDTAVRHVLLRQGVLGIKVKIMLPWDPSGKIGPKKPLPDHVSIVEPKDEILPTTPISEQKGGKPEPPAMPQPVPTA; this is encoded by the exons ATGGCGGTGCAAATTTCCAAGAAGAGGAAG TTTGTCGCTGATGGCATCTTCAAAGCCGAACTGAACGAGTTTCTCACGCGGGAGCTGGCTGAAGATGGCTACTCCGGGGTTGAGGTCCGAGTTACACCAACCAGGACAGAAATCATCATCTTGGCCACCAG GACGCAGAATGTTCTGGGTGAGAAGGGCCGGCGGATCCGAGAATTGACCGCTGTGGTTCAGAAGAGATTTGGTTTTCCTGAGGGCAGTGTAGAG CTTTATGCTGAAAAAGTGGCCACAAGAGGTCTGTGTGCTATTGCCCAGGCAGAGTCTCTGCGTTACAAACTCCTAGGAGGCCTCGCTGTGCGGAG GGCCTGCTATGGTGTGCTGCGGTTCATCATGGAGAGTGGGGCCAAAGGCTGTGAGGTCGTGGTGTCTGGGAAACTCCGAGGACAGAGGGCTAAATCCATGAAGTTTGTGGATGGCCTGATGATTCACAGCGGGGACCCTGTTAACTACTATGTTGATACTGCTGTGCGCCATGTGCTGCTCAGACAGG GTGTGCTGGGCATCAAAGTGAAGATCATGCTTCCCTGGGACCCAAGTGGTAAGATTGGCCCTAAGAAGCCCCTGCCAGATCATGTGAGCATTGTGGAACCCAAAGATGAGatccttcccaccacccccatcTCAGAACAGAAAGGTGGGAAACCCGAGCCGCCTGCCATGCCTCAACCAGTACCCACAGCATAA